A genomic window from Flavobacterium azooxidireducens includes:
- a CDS encoding polymorphic toxin type 23 domain-containing protein yields the protein MKKFLLFLVLFFNTIYLFSQEDMFGNTPVQGVIPIKRVGNPITNTTLNRSLTNADITPSTPTGSSPEVGVTEGQLSVSLTGGATYSIPIAVPPGINGIVPQIALSYNSQGGNGLAGYGWNVSGISVITRTPSTRFHDNNIDPVDFDALDRFSFDGQRLIVKNGTSGVYGANSTVYETESFSNVKITSYGVHPSGANYGPAYFIVQYPDGSLAHYGNSVNSRSLTDWAITYWQNPQGVRISYLYTLSNNNLSISKIRYGTRLTTTPINEIDFVYKSRVRAEQAYIGGQNFMRNNILSEIRVKGNNVGFRNYLLTHEATSLGYEILTKITEKSGDNTKSFNPTVFNYDLTTNSDLFNISNPIPLSVGNISFANSSNISGDFDGDGNMDIILYPTIGTDTKKKYWLFSDIQGTGLNIGSEHNVGSFIDIFPTSWLNHSDKLMPMQGWCVIQNNSSNSITSFKNYSAGISNPIYFQYEKTYEFPKFSTIIECPNLPHCDLSPFPENIEPYSMNLNLDRDPITVDPLDPNDPGNTSCPNPININISPILNNEATITWSQLGTPLASSWEIYYFETGLANNPSNFDPIGTYTIVSQNSHVIQNLYPRKSYKFFIRSICGGQVGNMPGTWVGPLNIGGLIEHNPGEVVYQVIPKEYVSGDFNGDGLTDVVAIEKRSSYQAVVCQGNCYTTTNISIPGGKTYFVNLDRRLTENFVNFSGQITTTNNSKFIVADVNGDGKSDLMVFDSGSVKVYSLNENKQFVQIVSQTDGSIKSDKPRYMGDFNGDGKTDFVIPQENNTDSWSFFLATGTGFEKVTTTIGLQYKIANGGYYGVNGFSIYTYSLNEHSYVVNDFNGDGKSDILYQQNLTVEYVMTRNGADYTDYGNPQLTYLVLLENQLSTNNSINFNIVSTNPSFGGIRRNAMPIFLDHNNVNQNLEYGLISGNFIRTFKSTKDNKRDTRLKEIILGTGVKEVITYTPLNSACDLPFNCDYAFEPSTYTENYPNFDIKQANGFQIVSKIEQITPSSQYKKQNFRYYGAVTNVEGLGFLGFRGLLRTNWHNDDNPVISTVTKHIINKRGAINETYTVLGEFYGNFTSYTPTTFINKVNMTYEDELLPNKVYKIKNTFTVSLNGLEGTSGEKSTSYDIYNNPVTTTSVSKNGTTVERTEDINIEYFPPSTGSTYFVGRLKKKNSTVTHNGDTTTGEEIYTYNASHLVSKIQKKGHLTNYLTEDNLYDVFGNITRKTITASGLAPRVTNYTYDTSGRFLISGSDIEGLITTYAYNTSNGLLLSQTLPSNSGFPLITSFLYDVWGKKTRETDYLGKKLNFSYNWLNPSTSGHFSIQTTGDDNSYSSVWLDDLGRKVAQGYKTINDVIGSESNISWKTDEFDIYDRVTKSYESKLSTTPNWSGLFGSTSYDVYGRPIQVVEPTGKTTTIAYSELTTTTSDGVANSTSIKNSLGNVVSMTDNGGTITYQYYANGGLKQSNFEGVIVAVEQDGWGRKTKLTDPSAGIYEYEYNEFGEITKETTPKGITTYTLDNFGKVSEKTIVGTGGDTTNNKTTYTYNSASKLLTNSRYDDFTGGFYTTYSYGYDNYKRLNFYDESGFNAYYQRATQFDAFGRPEKELYTGINTSDGKRSDKWIKNTYKNGHHWQIVDDATNQVLWQTTKVNARGQLINGNYGNGINITNTYDQHGYPSQFKHDKLTIPTANVMTLNSVFEPERGNLTSRYNSMFDHQENFTYDGLDRLTSWSNNNEIQNFTFTNTIDGFIPTNTNVSIVNETNSSYSRLKVTTNVNFEGTQKTVKSHAFIGEVLAINGQIFLKNLVGVNNYAKFSVVERNPNTGQTIEIQYGINAGINFSFQHTVSQYSEIAIKIIAGNDINFQAPISFSLDNIKVVEIKTESQTYDTLGRIDENNIGSYNYTNTSKPFQNTSVETNTSYSDYYLSRANLAITYNTFKSPVDIIEEGKDKLSFIYNMNNSRSTMYYGSLEADKLARRYRKHYAADGSMEIKQDIVNGTVEFITYIGGDAYSAPIMLKSDGTMQNYLYLHRDYLGSIVAVTNQSGAVVEKRLFDAWGNIKKVEDGSGNVLTGLLVLDRGYTGHEHLQGVNLIHMNGRLYDPVVHRFLQPDNFVQDPYNTQNYNRYSYVYNNPLKYTDKNGEWIWAAVWVGAIIGAAAGGASYIAHAIQTGNWSWGGFGMSVLSGAIIGGISGGYASATTAVTASAVGNTAASSFAAAFFPAISVPIGDWSISVSPSIAFGNASGAGISLGVGYSDGDWSFSGGVGVMSYSNYNGFGANANEVRYSALVNYDDGKTGFSLGTNFWRGSAGSDGNNLNQRTGMVGFHNGDFRVMYENDGSIGPLGDGGDSYRSAALNLSVGDFTAGFNLMTGKRNYKGEESLEGGHRGKPEIDKFNRRMPNGYALEEGNKYRLGALTVGYKGYRVGVNSEHVRHAIQDQAIHNLKLGPLDKRQRGFENQSWDWKGYFQYKTPNQFTSW from the coding sequence ATGAAAAAGTTTCTTTTATTTTTAGTGTTATTTTTTAATACAATTTATTTGTTTTCTCAAGAGGATATGTTTGGTAACACTCCTGTTCAGGGGGTTATTCCAATAAAAAGAGTTGGCAATCCTATAACAAATACTACTTTAAACAGATCTTTAACAAATGCTGATATTACGCCTAGTACTCCTACTGGGAGTTCGCCAGAAGTGGGGGTAACAGAAGGTCAGCTTTCTGTATCATTAACTGGTGGTGCCACGTATAGTATTCCAATTGCAGTGCCTCCGGGTATAAATGGAATTGTACCTCAAATTGCTTTAAGTTACAATAGTCAAGGTGGAAATGGACTAGCGGGTTATGGTTGGAATGTTTCAGGAATTTCAGTAATTACAAGAACCCCATCAACAAGATTCCACGATAATAATATTGATCCAGTAGATTTTGATGCTTTGGATAGGTTTTCTTTTGATGGTCAACGATTAATCGTGAAAAATGGTACATCAGGGGTATATGGAGCTAATAGCACTGTCTATGAAACAGAAAGCTTTTCTAATGTAAAAATAACATCTTATGGCGTGCATCCGAGTGGTGCAAATTATGGTCCCGCTTATTTTATCGTTCAATATCCAGATGGTTCTCTCGCTCATTATGGAAATTCAGTAAATTCAAGATCACTTACAGATTGGGCTATTACCTATTGGCAAAATCCACAGGGGGTTAGAATTTCATATCTTTATACTTTGTCTAATAATAATTTATCAATAAGTAAAATTAGATACGGCACTAGATTGACTACAACTCCAATTAATGAAATAGATTTTGTTTATAAATCAAGGGTAAGAGCAGAACAGGCTTATATTGGTGGGCAAAATTTTATGAGAAACAATATCTTGAGTGAGATTAGAGTAAAAGGAAATAACGTAGGATTTAGAAATTATTTGTTAACACACGAAGCTACCTCTTTAGGCTATGAGATATTAACAAAAATTACCGAAAAGAGTGGTGATAACACTAAGAGTTTTAACCCTACAGTCTTTAATTATGATTTAACCACAAATTCAGATTTATTCAATATAAGTAATCCGATACCGTTAAGTGTGGGTAATATTAGTTTTGCAAATTCAAGTAATATTAGTGGTGATTTTGATGGTGATGGAAACATGGATATTATTTTGTATCCAACAATAGGTACAGACACAAAAAAGAAATACTGGCTTTTTAGTGATATTCAAGGTACAGGTTTAAATATTGGAAGTGAACATAATGTAGGTTCATTTATAGATATATTTCCAACATCTTGGCTTAATCATTCAGATAAATTAATGCCCATGCAGGGTTGGTGTGTGATACAAAATAATTCAAGTAATTCAATAACTTCTTTCAAAAATTATTCTGCAGGTATTTCAAATCCAATTTATTTTCAATACGAAAAAACGTATGAATTTCCAAAATTCTCTACTATAATTGAATGTCCTAATTTACCGCACTGTGATTTGAGTCCCTTTCCTGAAAACATAGAGCCATATAGTATGAATTTGAATCTTGATCGAGATCCCATAACAGTAGATCCATTAGATCCTAATGATCCTGGGAATACTTCTTGCCCAAATCCAATAAATATCAATATAAGTCCAATTTTAAACAATGAGGCAACTATAACTTGGAGTCAGTTAGGCACTCCTTTAGCATCATCTTGGGAAATTTATTATTTTGAAACAGGTTTAGCAAATAACCCGTCTAATTTTGACCCTATTGGTACTTATACAATAGTGTCGCAAAATTCTCATGTAATTCAGAATTTATATCCTCGAAAAAGTTATAAGTTTTTTATTAGATCGATATGTGGTGGTCAAGTTGGAAATATGCCTGGAACATGGGTCGGTCCTTTAAATATAGGAGGTTTGATAGAACATAACCCGGGGGAAGTCGTATATCAAGTTATTCCTAAAGAATATGTAAGTGGAGACTTTAATGGGGATGGTTTAACAGATGTTGTTGCAATAGAAAAAAGAAGCAGTTATCAGGCGGTTGTTTGTCAGGGCAATTGTTATACAACTACCAATATATCTATTCCGGGAGGAAAAACTTATTTTGTAAATCTTGACAGGAGATTAACTGAGAATTTCGTTAATTTCTCTGGGCAGATTACAACCACCAATAATAGTAAATTTATTGTAGCTGATGTTAATGGTGATGGGAAGTCAGATTTAATGGTGTTTGACTCAGGAAGTGTGAAAGTTTATTCTCTCAATGAAAACAAACAGTTTGTTCAAATTGTAAGTCAAACAGATGGTAGTATTAAATCTGACAAACCGAGGTACATGGGGGATTTTAATGGTGATGGAAAAACAGACTTTGTAATACCTCAAGAGAACAACACAGATAGTTGGAGTTTCTTTTTGGCAACAGGAACAGGCTTTGAGAAAGTAACTACTACAATCGGATTGCAATACAAGATAGCAAACGGGGGATATTACGGGGTAAATGGGTTCAGTATTTACACTTACAGTTTGAATGAGCATTCTTATGTAGTGAATGATTTTAATGGCGATGGTAAATCGGATATCTTATACCAACAAAATTTAACTGTCGAATATGTGATGACTCGTAATGGAGCTGATTACACAGACTATGGTAATCCTCAATTAACCTATTTGGTTTTATTGGAAAATCAACTTTCAACTAATAATTCTATTAATTTTAATATTGTTAGTACAAATCCTTCATTTGGAGGTATCAGGAGAAATGCTATGCCAATTTTTCTAGACCACAATAATGTAAATCAAAACTTAGAGTATGGATTAATCTCAGGGAATTTTATTAGAACTTTTAAGTCAACAAAAGATAATAAAAGAGATACTAGATTAAAAGAGATTATCCTCGGCACTGGTGTAAAAGAGGTAATCACTTATACTCCTTTAAATTCAGCTTGTGATTTGCCTTTTAATTGTGATTATGCTTTTGAACCCTCTACTTACACAGAGAACTATCCAAACTTTGATATTAAGCAAGCTAATGGTTTTCAAATTGTTTCTAAAATTGAACAGATTACTCCGTCTTCACAATATAAAAAACAAAATTTCAGATATTACGGAGCCGTTACCAATGTAGAAGGACTCGGGTTTCTTGGATTTAGAGGTTTGTTAAGAACAAATTGGCATAATGATGATAATCCTGTAATCTCAACAGTAACCAAACATATAATTAATAAAAGAGGAGCCATTAATGAAACTTATACTGTTTTAGGAGAATTCTACGGGAACTTTACAAGTTATACACCGACCACTTTTATAAATAAAGTGAATATGACGTATGAAGATGAGTTATTACCCAACAAGGTTTATAAAATCAAAAACACCTTTACTGTTTCATTAAACGGCTTAGAGGGAACTTCTGGAGAAAAATCAACTTCGTATGACATTTATAATAACCCCGTCACAACAACTTCTGTTTCTAAAAACGGAACAACTGTTGAGAGAACAGAAGACATCAATATTGAATATTTTCCACCATCTACTGGTTCTACCTACTTTGTAGGTAGGTTAAAAAAGAAAAATTCAACTGTAACACACAACGGAGATACGACTACAGGTGAAGAAATTTATACTTACAATGCATCACATTTGGTTTCAAAAATTCAAAAGAAAGGACATTTAACCAACTATCTGACCGAAGACAACCTTTATGATGTATTTGGCAATATAACTAGAAAAACAATAACCGCTTCGGGCTTAGCACCAAGAGTTACTAATTATACTTACGATACCTCTGGTAGATTTCTAATCTCTGGCAGTGATATTGAAGGTTTAATTACTACTTACGCCTATAATACAAGCAATGGCTTGCTTTTGTCACAAACGTTACCCTCAAATTCAGGTTTTCCGTTAATAACATCTTTTTTATATGATGTTTGGGGTAAAAAAACTAGAGAAACAGATTATTTAGGAAAAAAGTTGAATTTTTCTTATAATTGGTTAAATCCTTCAACTTCCGGACACTTTTCAATTCAAACAACAGGAGATGACAATTCGTACAGCTCTGTTTGGTTAGATGATTTAGGGCGAAAAGTGGCTCAAGGATACAAAACAATTAATGATGTAATCGGTTCAGAATCAAATATCAGTTGGAAAACAGATGAATTTGATATTTATGACAGAGTAACAAAATCTTATGAATCCAAACTATCAACTACACCCAATTGGTCCGGTTTGTTTGGATCAACGTCGTATGATGTTTACGGTCGACCAATCCAAGTTGTTGAGCCGACCGGAAAAACTACAACTATTGCCTACAGCGAATTAACTACCACCACAAGTGATGGGGTGGCGAACAGTACATCAATTAAGAATTCTTTAGGAAATGTTGTTTCTATGACCGATAATGGCGGAACAATTACCTATCAATATTATGCGAATGGTGGTTTAAAGCAATCTAATTTTGAGGGAGTAATTGTAGCAGTTGAACAAGATGGTTGGGGTAGAAAAACTAAGTTAACAGATCCAAGTGCAGGAATTTATGAGTATGAATACAATGAATTTGGAGAAATAACAAAAGAGACAACGCCAAAAGGAATAACTACTTATACATTGGATAATTTTGGAAAAGTTTCCGAAAAAACAATTGTTGGAACCGGAGGTGATACTACCAACAATAAAACTACCTATACTTATAATTCGGCTAGCAAATTACTAACAAATAGTAGATATGATGATTTTACAGGAGGTTTTTATACAACCTATTCATACGGTTATGACAATTATAAAAGACTAAATTTTTATGATGAAAGCGGCTTTAATGCCTATTATCAGAGAGCAACTCAATTTGATGCGTTTGGCAGACCTGAAAAAGAACTTTATACCGGTATCAATACTTCAGATGGCAAACGTTCGGATAAATGGATAAAAAACACCTATAAAAATGGTCATCATTGGCAAATCGTTGACGATGCTACCAATCAAGTTTTATGGCAAACGACAAAAGTAAATGCTCGTGGTCAACTAATTAATGGAAATTATGGAAATGGAATAAATATAACTAATACCTATGATCAACACGGGTATCCTTCACAATTTAAGCACGATAAATTGACTATTCCTACTGCAAATGTAATGACATTAAACTCTGTTTTTGAACCGGAAAGAGGTAATCTAACCAGTCGTTACAACAGCATGTTTGATCATCAAGAAAATTTTACTTATGATGGCCTTGATAGATTAACCAGTTGGAGTAATAACAATGAAATACAAAATTTTACATTTACCAATACTATAGATGGTTTCATACCCACAAATACTAATGTTTCTATTGTTAACGAAACGAATTCTTCTTATTCAAGACTAAAGGTTACTACCAATGTTAATTTTGAAGGAACTCAAAAAACAGTAAAAAGTCATGCGTTTATTGGAGAAGTGTTAGCTATCAATGGGCAAATATTTTTAAAAAATTTAGTAGGAGTTAATAATTATGCAAAATTTTCGGTTGTAGAACGAAACCCAAATACAGGGCAAACTATAGAGATCCAGTATGGAATTAATGCAGGAATAAATTTTTCTTTTCAACATACGGTTTCTCAGTATTCTGAAATTGCTATAAAAATTATTGCAGGTAATGACATTAATTTTCAAGCACCAATCTCATTTTCTTTAGACAATATAAAAGTTGTTGAAATCAAAACCGAATCCCAAACATACGATACGTTAGGAAGAATTGATGAAAATAATATTGGAAGTTATAATTATACCAACACGTCTAAACCTTTTCAAAATACGTCGGTTGAAACAAATACGTCTTATTCCGATTATTATTTAAGTAGAGCAAATCTAGCGATTACCTATAACACGTTCAAAAGTCCGGTTGATATCATTGAGGAAGGAAAAGACAAGTTGAGTTTTATTTATAACATGAACAACAGTCGTTCAACCATGTATTACGGTAGTTTAGAGGCTGATAAATTAGCTAGAAGATACAGAAAACATTATGCGGCTGATGGCAGCATGGAAATTAAACAAGATATCGTTAACGGAACTGTTGAGTTTATAACCTATATTGGAGGTGATGCATATTCTGCCCCAATCATGTTAAAAAGTGACGGCACAATGCAAAATTATTTATATTTACATAGGGATTATTTGGGCAGTATTGTAGCGGTTACCAATCAATCCGGTGCCGTAGTTGAAAAGCGATTGTTTGATGCTTGGGGTAACATTAAAAAAGTAGAGGACGGCTCAGGAAACGTTCTTACAGGTTTACTTGTTTTAGATAGAGGTTACACCGGTCATGAACATTTGCAAGGGGTGAATTTAATACACATGAACGGTAGGTTGTATGACCCTGTAGTGCATCGTTTTTTACAACCGGATAATTTTGTGCAAGATCCATACAACACTCAGAATTATAACAGGTATTCTTATGTTTATAATAATCCATTAAAATATACAGATAAAAATGGTGAGTGGATTTGGGCGGCCGTATGGGTTGGTGCTATTATAGGAGCTGCTGCTGGCGGTGCAAGTTATATAGCTCATGCCATTCAAACGGGTAATTGGTCTTGGGGTGGTTTCGGAATGTCTGTGTTATCGGGTGCTATTATTGGAGGAATTAGTGGAGGCTATGCCTCAGCAACAACTGCTGTTACAGCAAGTGCTGTAGGAAATACTGCTGCTTCATCCTTTGCTGCTGCTTTTTTTCCTGCCATTAGCGTGCCTATCGGCGATTGGTCAATTAGTGTCTCTCCTTCTATCGCTTTTGGAAATGCTTCAGGTGCAGGTATAAGTCTAGGTGTGGGTTACAGCGATGGAGACTGGTCTTTTTCTGGAGGTGTTGGTGTAATGTCATATTCTAACTATAATGGTTTTGGTGCTAACGCTAATGAAGTCAGATATTCTGCTCTAGTAAATTATGATGATGGTAAAACAGGTTTTAGTTTAGGAACAAATTTTTGGAGGGGTTCAGCAGGCAGTGATGGTAACAATTTAAATCAACGAACAGGTATGGTAGGTTTTCATAATGGAGATTTTAGAGTAATGTATGAAAATGATGGTTCTATAGGGCCATTAGGTGATGGTGGAGATAGTTATAGAAGTGCAGCTCTAAATTTGTCTGTTGGTGATTTTACTGCAGGTTTTAATTTAATGACTGGCAAGAGAAATTACAAAGGAGAAGAAAGTTTAGAAGGAGGTCATAGAGGAAAACCTGAAATAGATAAGTTTAATAGAAGAATGCCAAATGGATACGCTTTAGAGGAAGGAAATAAATATAGACTGGGTGCATTAACTGTTGGCTATAAAGGTTATAGAGTTGGAGTTAATAGTGAGCATGTTAGACATGCGATACAAGATCAAGCTATCCATAATTTAAAATTAGGCCCGTTAGATAAACGACAAAGAGGGTTTGAAAATCAATCTTGGGATTGGAAAGGTTATTTTCAATATAAAACGCCAAATCAATTTACATCATGGTAA
- a CDS encoding T9SS type A sorting domain-containing protein, with protein sequence MKKFLLTFFCFYGLVSSAQKIRFEYDAAGNQILRTWCPSCDSRMNNNQVKDITEIEDSDLQKFFPEDVISYYPNPVKEELYLKWDLKNNTTVSSIEVFSLNGQLIKTIKENLSQNTQLISFLDFPVGVYFISLNYSNGEQKSIKIVKN encoded by the coding sequence ATGAAAAAATTTCTTCTTACATTTTTTTGCTTTTATGGATTAGTTTCTAGTGCTCAAAAAATTCGATTTGAATACGATGCTGCTGGTAATCAAATATTAAGAACTTGGTGTCCTTCATGTGATTCAAGAATGAATAATAATCAAGTAAAAGATATTACAGAAATTGAGGATAGTGATTTACAAAAGTTTTTCCCAGAAGATGTCATTTCTTATTATCCAAACCCTGTTAAAGAAGAGCTTTACTTAAAGTGGGATTTGAAAAACAACACTACTGTTTCAAGTATTGAAGTTTTTTCTTTGAATGGGCAGCTAATTAAAACGATAAAAGAAAACTTATCTCAAAACACCCAACTCATTTCGTTTTTAGATTTTCCTGTAGGCGTTTATTTTATAAGCCTGAATTATAGCAATGGTGAGCAAAAGTCTATTAAAATTGTTAAAAATTAA
- the rnhA gene encoding ribonuclease HI, translating into MSHQIHIYTDGAAKGNPGPGGYGVVMELVGSPYKKEFYEGFRYTTNNRMELLAVIVGLEKLKNPNTTVLVTSDSKYVVDAVEKRWVFQWEKKGFAGKKNPDLWMRFLKIYRKHKVDFKWVKGHNSHPQNERCDELAVYASGLPNLSVDAFYEKEEGKLF; encoded by the coding sequence ATGTCTCACCAAATCCACATCTACACCGACGGAGCAGCCAAGGGAAACCCCGGACCAGGCGGCTATGGCGTTGTGATGGAATTGGTAGGTTCGCCCTATAAAAAAGAATTCTACGAAGGCTTTCGCTATACCACCAACAACCGCATGGAATTATTGGCCGTGATTGTTGGATTAGAAAAACTAAAAAATCCAAATACGACTGTTTTAGTTACTTCCGACTCTAAATATGTAGTGGATGCTGTAGAAAAAAGATGGGTTTTTCAATGGGAAAAGAAAGGTTTTGCGGGAAAGAAAAATCCCGATTTATGGATGCGTTTTCTTAAAATCTACCGCAAACATAAAGTTGATTTTAAGTGGGTAAAAGGACACAATAGCCATCCACAAAATGAAAGATGTGATGAATTGGCGGTTTATGCTTCCGGTTTACCGAATTTATCGGTGGATGCGTTTTATGAAAAGGAGGAAGGGAAGTTGTTTTGA
- the purN gene encoding phosphoribosylglycinamide formyltransferase, whose amino-acid sequence MKNIVIFASGTGSNAENIIQYFKNNTSKSVVAVFSNNSNAKVLEKANNLNVHTVSFNKDELYGDFVLSKLIELKPDLIVLAGFLLKFPEHIIAAFPNKIINIHPALLPNYGGKGMYGKHVHQAVLDNKETETGITIHFVNEQYDEGRIILQEKTSISDCTTSEEVATKVHELEHRFFPQVIDQLLTRNL is encoded by the coding sequence ATGAAGAACATCGTGATTTTTGCCTCAGGAACGGGTTCCAATGCGGAAAACATCATTCAATATTTCAAAAATAATACCTCAAAATCGGTAGTCGCTGTGTTTTCAAACAATTCTAATGCCAAAGTTTTAGAAAAAGCAAACAATTTGAATGTTCATACAGTTTCCTTCAATAAAGACGAGCTTTACGGCGATTTCGTACTTTCTAAATTAATCGAATTAAAACCCGATTTAATTGTCTTGGCGGGATTTTTACTTAAATTTCCGGAACATATCATCGCAGCATTTCCCAATAAAATTATCAATATTCATCCTGCGTTGTTACCTAATTATGGCGGAAAAGGAATGTATGGCAAGCATGTGCATCAAGCCGTTTTGGATAATAAAGAAACCGAAACCGGAATCACCATTCATTTTGTTAATGAGCAGTATGATGAAGGAAGGATAATCCTACAAGAGAAAACGTCAATTTCAGATTGCACAACGTCCGAAGAAGTGGCAACCAAAGTTCACGAACTCGAACACCGTTTTTTTCCACAAGTAATCGATCAACTTTTAACCCGTAACCTGTAA
- a CDS encoding acyl carrier protein: protein MSDIASRVKAIIVDKLGVDENEVVTEASFTNDLGADSLDTVELIMEFEKEFDIQIPDDQAENIATVGQAISYIEEAKK from the coding sequence ATGTCAGACATTGCATCAAGAGTAAAAGCGATTATCGTAGACAAATTAGGTGTTGACGAAAACGAAGTTGTAACAGAAGCAAGCTTCACAAACGATTTAGGAGCTGATTCATTAGACACTGTTGAGCTAATTATGGAGTTCGAAAAAGAATTTGATATTCAAATTCCAGACGACCAAGCTGAAAACATTGCTACTGTAGGTCAAGCTATTTCTTACATCGAAGAAGCTAAAAAATAA
- the fabF gene encoding beta-ketoacyl-ACP synthase II, with protein MELKRVVVTGLGALTPIGNNIEEYWNALINGVSGAAPITYYDTEKHKTKFACEVKNFNVEDFIDRKEARRMDKFAQYAIVASDEAILDAGITADNVDKHRVGVIWGAGIGGLETFQEEVLYYAKGDGTPKFNPFFIPKMIADIAPAHISMKNGFMGPNYTTVSACASSANAMIDAFNYIRLGLCDVIISGGSEAAVTIAGMGGFNSMHALSTRNESPETASRPFDATRDGFVLGEGAGALVLEEYEHAKARGAKIYCEIGGGGMSSDAYHLTAPHPEGLGVIAVMNNCLRDARMKPEEIDHINTHGTSTPLGDVAELKAISAVFGDHAKNININSTKSMTGHLLGAAGGIEAIASILAIKHGLIPPTINHSVVDENINPELNLTLNKAQKRDIKVAMSNTFGFGGHNACVLFKKLEE; from the coding sequence ATGGAGTTAAAAAGAGTCGTGGTTACCGGTTTAGGAGCCTTAACACCCATAGGAAATAACATTGAGGAATATTGGAATGCACTAATTAACGGCGTTAGTGGTGCTGCACCAATTACTTATTATGATACTGAAAAACACAAAACAAAGTTTGCTTGCGAAGTAAAGAATTTCAATGTAGAAGATTTTATTGATCGCAAAGAAGCTCGAAGAATGGATAAATTTGCTCAATATGCCATTGTTGCCAGTGACGAAGCAATCTTAGACGCCGGAATTACTGCAGACAACGTTGACAAACATAGAGTTGGGGTCATTTGGGGAGCCGGAATTGGCGGATTAGAAACTTTTCAAGAAGAAGTTTTATACTATGCCAAAGGCGACGGAACACCAAAATTTAATCCGTTTTTTATCCCAAAAATGATTGCTGATATTGCTCCCGCTCATATTTCGATGAAAAATGGGTTTATGGGACCAAATTATACTACGGTTTCTGCTTGTGCTTCATCGGCAAATGCTATGATTGATGCCTTTAACTATATCCGATTAGGATTGTGTGATGTCATTATTTCAGGTGGTTCAGAAGCTGCAGTTACCATTGCAGGAATGGGCGGATTTAATTCGATGCACGCCTTATCAACCCGAAATGAGAGTCCAGAAACAGCCTCAAGACCTTTTGATGCAACTCGTGACGGATTTGTATTGGGTGAAGGTGCCGGTGCATTAGTTTTAGAAGAATATGAACACGCCAAAGCTCGTGGAGCAAAAATATATTGTGAAATCGGTGGTGGCGGAATGTCATCGGATGCTTATCACTTAACCGCTCCGCACCCGGAAGGGCTTGGCGTTATTGCAGTAATGAATAATTGTTTGCGTGATGCCAGAATGAAACCGGAAGAAATTGATCACATCAACACGCACGGAACTTCAACTCCTTTAGGTGATGTTGCTGAATTAAAGGCAATTAGTGCTGTTTTTGGCGATCACGCGAAGAACATCAACATTAATTCAACCAAATCAATGACGGGCCATTTACTTGGTGCTGCCGGTGGAATTGAAGCGATTGCTTCCATCTTAGCCATTAAACACGGATTAATTCCACCCACAATTAATCATTCTGTAGTGGATGAAAACATTAATCCGGAGTTAAATCTTACGCTAAATAAAGCTCAGAAAAGAGATATTAAAGTGGCAATGAGTAACACCTTTGGTTTTGGTGGTCATAATGCCTGTGTTTTATTTAAAAAATTAGAGGAATAA